The Pelodiscus sinensis isolate JC-2024 chromosome 24, ASM4963464v1, whole genome shotgun sequence genomic interval AGGGCATGTGGGTTCTTCTGTTCTTTCTGATTCCTTGGGGGGCTATTTCCAGCGTTTCTTTGCAATGAGAAAGGCTAGAAACTGACCTGAAAAGCAAAGGAAGCTGAAATTCCCACCTGAACATCTGATTCCAGGACCGGAGAGGCTGAGAAAAACGAGAAGCAGGCGAATGCCGCAAGCAAATTGTAAGTGTCAGGGAGGCTGCAAAACTGTGCTGAAAGAATTGGAAAGGCAGAAATATTCAGCCCTGTTGTGGAGACTAATGGTGTGAGGTGGTGTTTAAATAATGGGGGCTTTAAAAGTAATGGGTGTGTCTCTGCTACTGTGCACCTCCCAATCGCACCCTggagccccccacctccaccagtTTCATGTGATCGTGGGGTGTTTGGTACCGAGCCCACCATGTGAAGAGTCCCTCTAAGAGTCTCCATCTAATGAAGGTAAAAATGCTGTTGGATTGTAGCTGCACTCTCCTTGTGGGTGAGGTTGTGCAGTGTTGCTATTTGTGTTACTGAATAAGTTGCAATACTGGGGAAACCCACACCCAGCCACTTTCCTGGGGATCTCacgcaaaaacaaaacaaaaaaaggccacactgcttgtttttgtgcaaaatcctcttCCCAAAAATGGACTGCAAgagattattcaaatgaagcatgagaaaatgctaatccgtgcttcatttgcattgcctcttccagcaaagtgCGTAGTGCAGCCGTAACCTCAGGTATGACAGCGGAGCAGCCAGACGGCGACTCAGAGCTTGTCAGCCCAAACCAGAGACTCCCCCCAACCAGGAGCTGCAGCCAAGGGGGGTTTCTCAGAGCACAGGCCGAGGGGCGACCTGCCCCACCTCACAGCAAAGGGCCCTTCCAGCCAACTGCTAGGAGCTAGAAAGAGAGGAAGTGACGTCATGACTGGGACCCCCCTCAACCAAGCCCTTGGAGACACATCTGGGCACCAGGGCAGTGGGCGGGTGTCCTGGCCAGAGGAGAGTCCCAGTCCGTTGGCTGGGATCTGCCCCCGGCTGGTCCCGTCTGTCGGGGGATGCGGCTCGGTTCAAATCCGGCTTCgtttgcagcccccagcctgcgaGTTCCCTTCTGTTTCCCAGGTGCCAGATGGGAccctgcgctggctgctccccaccctgggctggcTCTCACTGCAGCtagtcaccctgttctcccccacCACTCCCCCTCACATGTTTTGGTCGCAGGGTTTGGGATACTCCAGGCTGGCTCCAAGAGCTGGGAGATTGGGGGGGACTCTCCTgtcagaggagggggcaggctgagcacggagctgccccaggccaggctctgagcagagctgcagggggcagctctgggggTAGGGCAGGGATCTGGGGATTGGTTGGAGCCCCCTGTTGTGAGCTCCGGCCTGGCTGGAGGGTGGCTCGTGTCTCCCACCCCCTGGAGGCTGAAGGGTGGTGGGCCTCACAAATCAACCCCCACCCAGCTGGGTCTGATGCCTCCCCAGGTGTGAAAGAGCTGGAGTTTTGCAGCAACAGGGCCCCAGCTCAGCGCCTGCTctagggctgcagctgccccagatgTGGCCACATCTGCGTCACAAGAGGGCCCAGTGCTGGGCAGAGCCATTTGAGGCATGCACGGAGTCGGACGCCTCGGgggcttcccagaatcccttcatGAACATCTCCACCCCGCTCAGCCACCTCCCTCCCTGGTCCACCCTGCTCCCGAGAGGGCAGCTCCACAGAGGTGGCCACGGGTGTGGTATGTGTCATGAGAGGATCAGTTCTGAGATGCCAGGTCTGATTCCTCCAGGACATAGATTAGCAAGTGAGATTCAACCTTCCAGTTTCTATTCTGGGGTGAAATCCTACATGGTTCCCCAAAtctacccctcccccaaagccctaTCAGTGGGCAACGACCCTGAAGACCAGTGGCTCTCAATCTTCCCAGTCTCCTGTTCCTCTCTTAGCGCTCTGACTTGTCCTCAAGGTTCTCCGCACTTCAGAATGACTTGTGTGCCAAATCAGAGCTAGAAATACAAATGTCCATGGGCACCGCTGCTGACAAATGGTTTGCCTTCATGTTTTACCAGGCCATTGTCAAATATATTGCACAGAGCAGAGTAAATACCTGGGAGGAGAATTCTGTGTGAAAAATTAAAACTTCGACAAGAATAAAAATTAGATCTGCTGCACAAAATGGGTACGTCAAAACTacgggcttttgtcgacagatactgtcaacaaagtttctgtcaacaaagagcgtctagactacatcctgttctgtagacaaagcaagccactgtcgacatgagagtgtagacgcaaagtacactgtagatgcaataacgccttctgtagacagaactctgtcgccaaaaggtgttattcctcatggaatgaggtttactgtcatcgacaaaacttccgatttctgtcgacattatgttgacaggaCTCCGTGGTAGTGTATAGtcttgtcgacaaaagtggacttttgtcgacaaaaccctgtagtctagacacacccaatagtttaaaattctgcaaaattctgcatcttTTATTTGTCAGACGAACACAATATAACCTGCCCCCATTTCCATCATTATTTTAGCAACACCTGTGAGCAAGCATGTGACAAAACAGAAACCGAAGAAGATTCAGGAACTGGGCTTTGAGAAATGGATTCCTCACCAGGCACATGAATTCAGAATGGCGAGTGCCAGTCCGTGTGCACTGCCATGCAGAACTgcagtgccccactcccaggagcagggcAAAGACTGGGGAAGTGGGccatcagaatagggaaatggtGACTGGGATCCTGGCTGTTAATCCTGCGCTCTGGTTTCTGTGGTCTCTAGCCCAGTGGGGAGGTTTCCTTAGGGCTCAGATCTAATGCGGCCAATTCCCAGCCAGGCTCtggtctcctgccccagctgggggatgaTCAGAGGGGTCAAGGTCCGGGTTGGGGTCTCTGCTCCTGGGATCTCACCCAGGGGAGATGGCTGGACGTGTTGGTCTCAGCCCCAGCtttctgctggctgccctgcccccctggccaTGAGCTTGTGATTCACGTGACAGCTGCATGGAGCAATGGCCGCTGGAAACCTTCCAGGCTTTGCAGAAGTGATCAGACCCAGCTACATCCTGTGGTCTCCCCCCACTGTTCACCCTCCCAGATACACCCACACACACGGCTTCCTGCTGCCAGATGAACCAGTCTGGGTGAGTTACAGGAGTTGTGTGGGGGCCTGAGACAGGGCTCGACTTGGAGACGCTGAATCCTCACAAGACACGGGTAAGGAAATGAGGGAACAGGGTGtcattctgccctcccccccagagctatTCCCTGGATCACCCCCTTCCTCCGGCCCCATCCACTCCTCTCATCCCGCTGGCTAGAGACAGTTGACATTAGTTTTGTCCCGTGGTGAGAGGTCATGAGTCCCCGTCCCACTGGGTGTTGAGCGACACTGTCCAAGCTCAGGGGTCCCATCTCAAGGGGTGCTGCACAGGAAAATGtttggaggggaaactgaggcccaaagcTGTGATGTGACTTGGGCAAGCTCCCTGAGCGGTTCAGTGGGAGAATCTGGgatggacccaggagtcctgactctccCTCCAGCCACTCAAATTGACTCTTGCAAAAGCCTTTCATTAAACAAAAGGTGTTAACAGCCTCGCTTTTCTCTGGTGCTCTGCCCGGGGCCTTGtttgctgttgctgttgctgaAAGCCTGAAaatccctttaattttttttaaaagggccaggggagagggaggattcGTCACTGGTTAAATTCTCAAAAAAGAGAAAGATTTGCCAGCCCTTTTGGAAAACCAACAGCAAAAAGAGTATTTGGGacttttaggccatgtctacatgacAGAGATCGAACCTGTTGCTGTTAATCTGCTGGGGTTCAATTCAACCGCTCAAGTGAAACCCCTGAGAGGGGCGTGCCGGTCGAGGCCAGTAACCCTGCTCCAACgcagagtaagggaagtggaagggagcTGAAAGCTGAGTAAAGATGAACGGAGCTGAAGCTGCTGAACATGGCTGAATTCAACCTTGTCCTATAGTGTGGGCCAGCGCTGAGCAGGGCTcggaggggagggcagtggaggggaagagggaaggtctCCGGAGCTCCGTCTCTGTGTCTGAGCAACTCGCCCCTCCTGCCTCGTCACCGGCTTCGAAATATGAATGATCAGGAAGAAGCTAAAATGGTTTATTGAAATTGGCTGGGTCACCCCTCCCGCTCCGAATGTAAAACCAAAACCCATTTGGGACTGGATCCAGAGAAAACAAACCCTGCATCGTGGCAGTGACCTCACTGAGATGACCCTTTCTGTCCCCTGCTCGCCCTGCAGTTCGCTGCTTCTAAGGGCTTTGTACCACTGGGGCCATCAGCCCACGAGGATTCGATCCCACCTCAGCTTAGCCCAGGGACTGGGAGTTTATAAACGCcgcctctgtctctctgtccccgtcctgcagcccttttcactgctctcccttcctcccctcagcccagcgtctgccccgcccccgcccagccctgaggAGAAGGGGGCCATATTGTGAGAGCAGGTCCTCCAAGAATGGAGTTTCTCTTGGTCTTCTTCCTGGTGCTGTGTGGCTTGGCCTTCCTTGCCGGGGCGCCATTGAACGGCTACGTCCTCTTTGTCACTGGCTGCCGTACAGAGAGGACGGCCAGCGCAGTGTGGTACCTCAACCGGGCCGTGTCCGATTTAATCTTCATCCTCTGCCTGCCCGTCAGACTCACCTTCATCTTCATCCAGGACATAGACTGGGCCAGGAGGCTGAGCAGCTCCATCACCTCCCTGCACATGCTCTCCAGCGCCTTCCTCCTCATGGCCATCTGTATCCATTGCTGCATCCTCATGGCACGGCCTGAGTGGGCCCAGAAACGCCGCACgccctgcctggcctgctgggtggctcTGGGCACATGGGCCCTGTCTGCCGGGTTCAGCTTGCGGTACAGTGACCTCTGggaatccctccccccacctgccagaACCAGCATGAATTTGCAACTGGATATAGAGAGGGCCAAGGCCGCAGTTGCTATCCAGTTCCTGGCCGGGTTTCTGATCCCATTAGCCTTGAGCCTGATCCCAACCTTCTGCGTCGTTCACACTGCCAGGCTGGGAAGGAACCGGCTGATCCAGGCCACCCAGCCTCTCAAGATCCTTCTTGGCTTCATTCCAACCTTTTTCCTCTGCTGGCTGCCCTATCACATCTTCTCCTACTTGCAGCTCTCAGCTACGCACCCTCGGCCTCTTCTGGAAATAGGAAGCACATCTGCTTGTGTCCTGACGTATGTCAACAGCTGCCTCAACCCCATCTTCTACCTCACCATGGAGGAAGAGTTTCTGCGGTACCAACAACGTGCTCGCAACCCCCACACCACCGACCACTCAGGGCCAGAACCAGCCGACTGGCCCCATCCCTCCAGCCCTCTCCACCATGAGCTGCACCAAGTAAGGCAAATTTTAGGGGACGCAGGGCCTGGAATGTCAAAGTTGCACCTAGAAAAATTCAGCCTGGACATGAGGGGGATGTTTTGAACGGCCAGACACACTGACCCAGGGAGCAATTTCACATGGGTTGTGGTGGATCCTGGACGCTCCCTCCCAATACACAAATGTGCAGCTGGGTAGGGTGCCACCAAATAGCACCAACTTTCATGGTGCGCTATGTAGCTGCCCACTGTGTGTGTGGCATTGCCAGCTCTAGGTGCCATCCCcatcccccagccagtccccccaatGGACTTCACCTTGAAGGGTGTGCGTGGGGGGTATACCTCCCAGCTCTGTCCCTATCCTGCTCCAACCCGACTGCACCCTTCTCCCAACCTCTCCTTCCTGCTCAACACCTCGCTGCTGTCAGTGAATGCAGggtgggcccagcccccccagacttcccatccccacaggctcccctgcccctgctgcctcccttcgCTTTTCCTGCCCCCTACAGCTCTGGGGccaccccctacagccctgaAATCCTGAATTCAGTCCTCCCATCCTCCGCAGAGCGGCTTCCCCCACTTGGTGgctggggactcagggcagggaggaggtgtAGCTGGAGTCAGGGGGGGAACATGGGCGTGAGTCAGGGTCACAGGTGAGgaaaggctcagggcagaggaaggaGGCAGCAGGTTCGGTACTTCCCCTCACTCTAGGCACAGGAAGCAGAAAAAGCAACAGGGAGTTGGTACATGCATCTGCAGCCCCTCATACCCTCCTTAAAtggtgagggtgggggatgggagccCTCAGGGTTGAAGCCTGCTGCTGAGCATGGCAGGAAGCATGGAGCCGGGCTGGGAGCATCCCTCCTGCAGCCGAGTGTCCTGAATAACCAGCCCGCTTCTTGCAGGAGCACCGCACGggctccctgccttcctctcCACTCTGGAAATCCCTCCTTTGGcttattttaaacctgccacctactcatttcatttggcgacccctaggAGGAGGAGGACGTACCACCACCTTATGTACCTCCTCCACGCCAGTTATGGGTTTATAGAGCTCTGTCAGGCCAggggtgaggcctgaggcctagctgaAAGCAGACACAATTTTGCTGATACAAAGCAAACTTGAGCTctaagcaagaggcaggcccgtctcccccaATCCATCAGGAACCGGGCTGATATTGCAAAAATACCCATGCCTCAGATGTACTAGGCACAGGCCGAAAACAGTCCAGAGGGGTGGCACCAGAACATCTGGCTCAGAAACATCTTGGGACCAACACACTCCTCACAGATAAGAGTGACACCTTGTCATAACCATGACGATTGActagcagcctggggactaagcgGTTAACCtagtcagccaatggtcaggcaggtagggatttcaaactgagacaaaggaatttttaacttttccctcctttgtctctgagccagtttgctctctagataccgagggagacagaagacaggtctgtttccaagaaaaagactcttcattatGTGTAAGTAGGGCCAAGTCTAGATAAatctgtcaggttttattgttttcagtttgggaatttggatatgatgtctgtgctgttagaaatggtttttcctctcttttgtaactaagttttggcccatgggggaATCCTCCATGAggatattaattggtggctcttcccaTTTAGGCATTCATACCATGCTTGTAACTGGGGAATTGTTTtggtaataaaagttctttctttttccaCTAAACCTGGTATTGGTGAATTTTTAAGTCTGGTTTTACTTTGGGGCTGAGATTTCTCAAGCGATCTCTTCCCTGTTTTTTCTCGTAATACTTGGGAGGTGgcagtgtttttctttttgtttttaatttcccaAAGTCCGGGTGTTAGGATTTGGGAGTaagttttgtaccaaagcctgtgaAGATCAGGTTTTCAGGTGCaattgtgggcccccacttctgcattcattgtgccagaatggggaacagccttgacacaccCTGACCCTGGTTCAGGACAGGGCCAGCATGACAGAGTGATGGACAGAGATGCTTAGGTCCAACTCCCATGTACAAGTTACTGGGTGGCATCTAACGACGTCAGCACCCTGACACATCAGCAGCGAGGTATAATTTGTCTGTGTCTAGGTCTAACCATGGATCTCAGAGGAGCTGCCCTTGTCCAGCCCAGGGGCAGCGGGAAACCCCACCACTGCCTGCGCTCAGTCCATTGTCAGGGGTACTCAGGTACTAGTAGAAGTGTAGACGTCTGCGCCAGGGCACTGGAGACTGGGCTTCacttacaataaacctggctgggcacATTCCCACCGTGTCTCATCGTATATGCAAAATCCACTAGATCCGCCTTGTCCACGTGTTTTTGGGTCCCTCAAAGCACTCGAGTAGATcagtgaggcaggatttccctttacaaaaaccatgttgaatcttccccaacaaattgtgttTATCACTGTGTCTGACAAGTCGGCTCTTAACCGGGATTTCCACCAGTTTGCACGAagctgacattagacttacccgtctgtaattgccaggatcacctctagagcccttgtTAAAACTGGCGTCACATTCGCTACCTTCCAGTTATCTGGCACAGAAGGGGATTTAAGTAACAGGTTACAACCACAGTGAGCAGGTATGTAATTTCACTGTTGAGTTCCTTTAGAAATACTGTCTGCTCCTGGTGATGTATTGATCTCATCACTTTCTTCTGTTATCTCCTCTAATGATGCCTGAGTCACAGACTTTTCCTCAGATGTATCACTTAAAAGGAACTGCTCAGGTGTGGGAACCTCCCTCACACCCTCAGTCCTggagaccaatgcaaagaatccATGTCCTTTCTCTGAATGTTCTTATCGTCCTTTcacatctcaatcatccagtggccccactggctggt includes:
- the LOC112544231 gene encoding chemerin-like receptor 1, which produces MEFLLVFFLVLCGLAFLAGAPLNGYVLFVTGCRTERTASAVWYLNRAVSDLIFILCLPVRLTFIFIQDIDWARRLSSSITSLHMLSSAFLLMAICIHCCILMARPEWAQKRRTPCLACWVALGTWALSAGFSLRYSDLWESLPPPARTSMNLQLDIERAKAAVAIQFLAGFLIPLALSLIPTFCVVHTARLGRNRLIQATQPLKILLGFIPTFFLCWLPYHIFSYLQLSATHPRPLLEIGSTSACVLTYVNSCLNPIFYLTMEEEFLRYQQRARNPHTTDHSGPEPADWPHPSSPLHHELHQVRQILGDAGPGMSKLHLEKFSLDMRGMF